A section of the Streptomyces sp. NBC_01216 genome encodes:
- a CDS encoding helix-turn-helix transcriptional regulator — MRNQRRGVMSFDGQRLAQARGRRGWTPSELASKAAVTVTVLNQYEAEERRPDPGTLSRLAKVLDCQVADLRRPTVVTLRELRERSGAGQEDAAAAAGCVRSTYGMLEQGRTKTLAPQAAEGLAVLFGVERDVVEAAHAASVAVQASRPAPLVLEGALLEGLAGHFGMASEDLLRLAQRLAAGEGGESR; from the coding sequence GTGCGGAACCAGCGACGCGGCGTCATGAGCTTCGACGGCCAGCGGCTGGCGCAGGCCCGGGGCCGGCGTGGATGGACCCCGAGCGAGCTGGCCTCCAAGGCCGCCGTCACCGTGACGGTCCTGAACCAGTACGAGGCCGAGGAGCGCCGACCGGATCCGGGCACGCTCTCACGCCTGGCCAAGGTCCTCGACTGCCAGGTCGCCGACCTGCGCCGGCCGACTGTCGTGACGCTGCGGGAGCTGCGCGAGCGCTCGGGTGCCGGCCAGGAGGATGCGGCTGCGGCTGCGGGGTGCGTGCGCAGCACGTACGGGATGCTCGAGCAGGGACGCACCAAGACCCTGGCGCCGCAGGCGGCCGAGGGCCTCGCGGTGCTCTTCGGAGTGGAGCGCGACGTCGTGGAGGCCGCGCACGCCGCCTCGGTGGCCGTACAGGCGTCACGACCGGCACCCCTCGTCCTGGAGGGAGCTCTTCTGGAGGGCTTGGCGGGCCACTTCGGCATGGCCTCCGAGGACCTGCTCCGCCTGGCGCAGCGCCTGGCGGCCGGCGAGGGTGGTGAGTCCCGGTGA
- a CDS encoding GP88 family protein has product MTTALEAAAPKKKKPAEKRLLTQNSQLRKEGIFNWTLPAFVVKLPDGKNFNVCSQAGACASLCYARVGAYRFKNVRAAHIRNLLLCRDSPKEWEERMSKELEHARYQGKWVRLHDSGDFFSDEYALAWMRIMKSAPGVRFYCYTKEISRFRRLVENDAPDNFLWCYSLGGREDHLIDLKNERHADVFPDVEALVAAGYSDQTESDLLSVLSDSPLVGIPANRIPHLLKLQGSDTFSSRQRALDEKKHRRATEKAYRLAS; this is encoded by the coding sequence ATGACCACCGCGCTGGAAGCCGCCGCCCCGAAAAAGAAGAAGCCCGCCGAGAAAAGGCTCCTCACGCAGAATTCCCAGCTGCGCAAGGAAGGGATTTTCAACTGGACGCTACCGGCTTTCGTTGTGAAACTCCCCGACGGGAAGAATTTCAACGTATGCAGCCAGGCAGGCGCATGCGCATCGCTTTGCTACGCCCGAGTCGGCGCCTACAGGTTCAAGAATGTCCGCGCCGCACACATTCGCAATCTTCTGCTATGCCGGGACTCCCCCAAGGAGTGGGAGGAGCGCATGTCGAAGGAGTTGGAGCACGCACGCTACCAGGGGAAATGGGTCCGCTTGCACGATTCTGGAGATTTTTTCTCGGATGAATACGCGCTCGCATGGATGCGCATCATGAAAAGCGCTCCGGGCGTACGGTTCTACTGCTACACCAAAGAGATTTCCCGGTTCCGGCGACTGGTCGAGAACGACGCTCCGGACAATTTCCTTTGGTGCTACAGTCTCGGCGGACGCGAGGATCACCTCATCGACCTCAAGAACGAGAGACACGCAGACGTCTTTCCCGATGTGGAGGCGCTCGTTGCCGCCGGATATTCCGATCAAACCGAGTCGGACCTTCTGTCGGTGCTCAGCGACTCACCACTCGTCGGAATTCCTGCCAATCGGATTCCGCATCTGCTCAAGCTCCAAGGCTCGGACACCTTCTCCAGCCGGCAGCGGGCCCTGGACGAGAAGAAGCACCGACGCGCGACCGAGAAGGCGTACCGGCTGGCATCGTGA